A single genomic interval of Polaribacter vadi harbors:
- a CDS encoding chloride channel protein — protein sequence MPTKNKFLKQILLWRYKFISERQFVYALSILVGLLAGLGTAVLKNLTFFIENVIEGKFIKDFHYSLYFIFPIIGLVLVYYIKKKIIKKEIGHGISTTLHAVSKRNGIIEKYKMYASLITAPITVGFGGSAGLQGPAVSTGAALGSYVAQLFHMNAKTRMLLIGCATAGAMSSMFKAPVAAIIFAVEIFSLDLAFASLVPLLLASVSAVITSYFFFEKDALFGFELVDAFQIKDILYYVILGFGTGVASVYFSKIYFKITNFFKRIKKPIHKLIIGGFAIGIMLYLIPPLYGEGYGLINNLLNGNTAEALKDIPYKVDLTNIWIVIGFLFLIAIFKAIAMTTTFAAGGVGGIFIPTLFMGSALGNVFAKVINTLGGNVSESNFTLIGMTGLMAGVLHAPLTAIFLIAEITGGYELFVPLMLVAAISFAFTKYFIANSIYTTELAAKGELITHNKDKNVLMMMKIDRLIEKNFKAVNPDMLLGEMLTKAVAKSTRNIFPVINKEKQFLGIVLLDDIRSFMFDTEMYNSITVETFMKSAPEIIFYDDSVEEIMRKFKTSDAWNLPVIKDEKYLGFISKSKLLTAYRNKLIEVTS from the coding sequence ATGCCAACCAAAAATAAATTTCTAAAACAAATTTTACTTTGGAGATATAAATTTATCTCTGAGCGTCAGTTTGTATATGCTTTAAGTATTTTAGTGGGTTTATTGGCAGGTTTAGGAACTGCAGTTTTAAAAAACTTAACTTTCTTTATAGAAAATGTTATAGAAGGAAAATTTATTAAAGACTTTCATTATTCTCTATATTTTATTTTTCCAATTATTGGGTTGGTTTTGGTGTATTACATCAAAAAGAAAATCATTAAAAAAGAAATTGGGCATGGTATTTCTACCACACTTCATGCAGTTTCAAAAAGAAACGGAATTATAGAAAAATACAAAATGTATGCTTCTTTAATTACAGCTCCAATTACAGTTGGTTTTGGGGGTTCTGCAGGTTTGCAAGGTCCAGCTGTAAGTACAGGAGCAGCTTTGGGATCTTATGTTGCACAGCTGTTTCATATGAATGCTAAAACAAGAATGCTTTTGATTGGTTGTGCAACTGCAGGTGCAATGTCATCGATGTTTAAAGCACCAGTTGCTGCCATTATTTTTGCTGTAGAAATTTTTAGTTTAGATTTGGCTTTTGCATCTTTAGTGCCACTTTTATTGGCATCAGTTTCTGCTGTAATTACCTCTTATTTTTTCTTTGAAAAAGATGCTTTGTTTGGCTTTGAATTGGTAGATGCTTTTCAGATAAAAGATATTCTATATTACGTTATTTTGGGTTTTGGAACTGGTGTAGCTTCTGTTTATTTTTCTAAAATTTATTTTAAAATCACCAATTTTTTCAAACGGATAAAAAAACCAATTCACAAATTAATTATTGGCGGTTTTGCAATCGGTATTATGTTGTATTTAATTCCACCTTTATATGGAGAAGGATATGGATTAATTAATAATTTACTGAATGGAAATACTGCTGAAGCTTTAAAAGATATTCCTTACAAAGTAGATTTAACCAATATTTGGATTGTTATTGGTTTCTTGTTTTTAATTGCTATTTTTAAGGCAATTGCAATGACAACTACGTTTGCAGCTGGTGGAGTTGGAGGTATTTTTATTCCGACTTTATTTATGGGAAGTGCTTTAGGAAACGTTTTTGCCAAAGTAATTAATACTTTAGGAGGTAATGTTTCTGAATCTAATTTTACCTTAATTGGTATGACAGGTTTAATGGCTGGAGTTTTACATGCGCCTTTAACTGCTATTTTTTTAATTGCAGAAATTACGGGTGGTTATGAACTTTTTGTACCATTAATGTTGGTTGCTGCTATTAGTTTTGCGTTCACAAAATACTTTATTGCGAACTCAATTTACACAACAGAATTAGCAGCAAAAGGAGAACTCATCACGCATAATAAAGACAAAAATGTGTTAATGATGATGAAGATTGATCGACTTATTGAAAAGAATTTCAAAGCTGTAAATCCAGATATGTTATTAGGAGAAATGCTCACAAAAGCGGTTGCAAAATCGACCAGAAATATTTTTCCTGTGATTAATAAAGAAAAACAATTTTTAGGAATTGTCTTGTTAGATGATATTCGTTCTTTTATGTTTGATACAGAAATGTACAACAGCATAACTGTAGAAACTTTTATGAAATCGGCTCCAGAAATTATTTTTTATGATGATTCTGTGGAAGAAATTATGCGAAAATTTAAAACTAGCGACGCTTGGAATTTGCCTGTTATTAAAGATGAAAAGTATCTTGGTTTTATATCGAAATCTAAACTATTAACAGCATACAGAAATAAGTTGATAGAAGTTACGAGTTAA
- the glpQ gene encoding glycerophosphodiester phosphodiesterase — MKSISVFLICLLLFSCNQPTKKPTMNKKIVIAHRGASAYLPEHTIEAKTMAHAMNVDFIEQDLVLSKDDVPIVIHDIYLDDVTDVATKFPTRKREDNRFYVIDFTFNELKRLQVSERFNPETGEQFYPNRFPKGKGNFKLHSLQEEIELIQGLNASTKKNIGIYPEIKAPEFHQQEGKNLTEIVLKVLADYGYKTKKDNCILQCFDAKELERIRKELKSDLFLVQLMEFEEETKQLAHFASYADGIGPWYTQILSDKVDGKFTFTSLVTDAHQLGLKVHPYTFRADQLVEFTTFNEMMQTLLIDANVDGAFTDFPDLVVAFLNKK; from the coding sequence ATGAAATCAATTTCTGTATTTTTGATTTGCTTGCTCCTATTTTCTTGCAATCAACCTACAAAAAAACCAACTATGAATAAAAAAATAGTGATTGCTCACAGAGGAGCTTCTGCCTATTTGCCTGAACATACTATAGAAGCAAAAACGATGGCACATGCAATGAATGTAGATTTTATTGAGCAAGATTTAGTGTTGAGTAAAGATGATGTGCCAATTGTTATTCATGATATTTATTTGGATGATGTTACTGATGTTGCCACTAAATTCCCAACTAGAAAAAGAGAAGACAATCGTTTTTATGTGATCGATTTTACGTTTAATGAACTAAAAAGACTTCAAGTTTCAGAACGTTTTAATCCAGAAACAGGTGAGCAATTTTACCCAAATAGATTTCCAAAAGGAAAAGGAAATTTTAAATTGCATTCGCTTCAAGAAGAAATTGAATTGATTCAAGGTTTAAATGCATCAACCAAAAAAAATATTGGAATTTATCCAGAAATAAAAGCGCCAGAGTTTCATCAACAAGAAGGAAAAAACCTCACAGAAATTGTTTTAAAAGTACTTGCAGATTATGGCTACAAAACCAAAAAAGACAACTGTATTTTACAGTGTTTTGATGCCAAAGAATTAGAGCGAATCAGAAAAGAATTAAAATCGGATTTGTTTTTAGTACAGTTAATGGAGTTTGAAGAAGAAACAAAACAATTAGCACATTTTGCAAGTTATGCAGATGGAATTGGACCTTGGTATACACAAATTTTAAGTGATAAAGTTGATGGTAAGTTTACCTTTACTTCTTTAGTTACTGATGCTCATCAATTAGGTTTAAAAGTGCATCCTTATACCTTTAGAGCAGACCAATTAGTAGAATTTACTACCTTTAACGAAATGATGCAAACCCTTTTAATCGATGCAAATGTTGATGGTGCTTTTACTGATTTCCCAGATTTAGTTGTTGCTTTTTTAAATAAAAAATAG
- a CDS encoding endonuclease: MFPSLKSSKQQENITTIAFYNVENLFDTVNNPATADDDFTPKGKLNWTLKRYKVKIRKLGSVISQLGLNRSAKVPVIVGLVEVENASVVSDLANSSYLKKHHYGYVHHDSPDERGIDVALLYSKVAFELFDSSTYPVFLENEKGERDYTRDILKVSGKLHGELVHILVNHWPSRREGTEISEPKRIATAITARAIIDTINQKEMNPKIILMGDFNDDPSSKSVKDFLVKDVFFNPMESLVDKDKRGTSTYNKKWNFFDQIMLSKNFLDDNNNEELTFKHAEVFNKKWLRIFRGKLKGSPFRTYIGPWYQGGFSDHFPVYVFLKKEN, encoded by the coding sequence ATGTTCCCTTCGTTAAAATCATCAAAACAACAAGAAAATATTACTACCATAGCATTTTATAATGTAGAAAATTTGTTTGACACTGTTAATAATCCTGCAACTGCAGATGATGATTTTACACCAAAAGGAAAACTAAATTGGACTTTAAAACGCTATAAAGTTAAAATTAGAAAATTGGGTTCTGTAATTTCTCAATTAGGTTTAAACAGGTCTGCTAAAGTTCCTGTTATTGTTGGTTTGGTAGAAGTTGAAAATGCAAGTGTCGTTTCTGATTTGGCAAATTCATCATACTTAAAAAAACATCATTATGGATATGTACATCATGATTCGCCAGATGAACGTGGAATTGATGTGGCTCTTTTATACAGCAAAGTAGCGTTTGAATTATTCGACTCTTCTACCTATCCTGTTTTTTTAGAAAACGAAAAAGGTGAAAGGGATTATACAAGAGATATTTTAAAAGTTAGTGGAAAATTGCATGGAGAATTGGTGCATATTTTAGTAAATCATTGGCCCTCTAGAAGAGAAGGAACAGAAATAAGTGAGCCTAAAAGAATTGCGACTGCTATAACTGCTAGAGCAATTATTGATACAATCAACCAGAAAGAAATGAACCCAAAAATTATTTTAATGGGCGATTTTAATGATGATCCATCTAGTAAAAGTGTAAAAGATTTTTTGGTAAAAGATGTTTTTTTTAATCCTATGGAAAGTTTGGTTGATAAAGATAAAAGAGGAACATCTACCTATAATAAAAAATGGAACTTTTTTGACCAAATTATGCTTTCTAAAAATTTTTTAGATGATAATAATAATGAGGAGTTAACTTTTAAACACGCAGAAGTTTTTAACAAAAAATGGTTGAGAATTTTTAGAGGAAAATTAAAAGGAAGTCCTTTTAGAACCTATATAGGTCCTTGGTATCAAGGAGGTTTTTCAGATCATTTTCCTGTATATGTATTTTTGAAGAAAGAAAATTAA
- a CDS encoding DUF2490 domain-containing protein, whose protein sequence is MKYLLFLTITFLSIFSLKAQVDENQTGAWYMYFYNHQFKNSQFGTQGDFQYRDWQFLGDKEQLLLRSGFTFTPKDAGIMFTLGFANITSGTFGDSDDTSNENRIYQEALLPQKIGSRFFITHRFRFEQRFVENQDFRTRYRYNLFINVPFNSKSLSEPKTIYGAFYNELFMNGERNIGDNNNVELFDRNRTYLGLGYVLNPKIRFQMGWMNQSTDAWSKSQLQFSMHHSF, encoded by the coding sequence ATGAAGTATTTACTATTTTTAACGATTACATTTTTATCAATTTTTAGCTTAAAAGCACAAGTAGACGAAAACCAAACTGGAGCCTGGTACATGTATTTTTATAATCATCAATTTAAAAATTCTCAATTTGGTACTCAAGGTGATTTTCAATACAGAGATTGGCAATTTTTAGGAGATAAAGAGCAACTTTTACTAAGATCTGGTTTCACATTTACGCCCAAAGATGCAGGTATTATGTTTACATTAGGTTTTGCAAATATAACATCAGGTACTTTTGGGGATTCAGATGATACATCAAACGAAAATAGAATTTACCAAGAAGCATTATTACCGCAAAAAATTGGAAGTCGTTTTTTTATAACTCATCGTTTTAGATTTGAACAACGTTTTGTGGAAAATCAAGATTTTAGAACTCGTTACAGATATAACTTGTTTATAAATGTGCCATTTAATAGCAAAAGTTTATCAGAACCAAAAACTATTTATGGGGCGTTTTACAATGAACTTTTTATGAATGGCGAAAGAAATATTGGCGATAATAATAATGTTGAGTTGTTTGATAGAAACAGAACTTATTTGGGTTTAGGTTATGTTTTAAATCCAAAAATAAGATTCCAAATGGGTTGGATGAATCAATCCACAGATGCCTGGAGTAAATCACAATTGCAATTTAGTATGCATCATAGTTTTTAA
- the hflX gene encoding GTPase HflX, with the protein MIEQKEATSEKAVLIGVITQKQDETKSTEYLDELEFLTATAGGVVVERFVQKLDKPHPKTFLGTGKLEDVKAYIDSHNIGTAIFDDELSPAQLRNIEKILDCKILDRTNLILDIFAQRAQSSSARTQVELAQHQYLLPRLTRLWTHLDKQKGGIGMRGPGETEIETDRRIINDRIVLLKNKLAKIDKQMATQRKNRGQMVRVALVGYTNVGKSTLMNVISKSDVFAEDKLFATLDTTVRKVVIKNIPFLMTDTVGFIRKLPTQLVESFKSTLDEVREADLLLHVVDISHPNFEDHIASVNSVLNDIKCGDKPTVMVFNKIDAYEHETIDEDDLITEKGKEHYTIQDWKKTWMNDYDVESIFISALNKENLEDFKEKTYEEVKKIHIQRFPYNDFLYYEYKEEDDQ; encoded by the coding sequence ATGATAGAACAAAAAGAAGCAACGTCAGAGAAAGCCGTTTTAATTGGTGTAATTACACAAAAACAAGACGAAACTAAATCTACTGAATATTTAGACGAATTAGAATTTTTAACAGCAACTGCTGGAGGAGTTGTTGTAGAACGCTTTGTGCAAAAATTAGACAAACCACATCCTAAAACTTTTTTAGGAACAGGTAAACTAGAAGATGTAAAGGCTTATATAGATTCACACAATATTGGAACCGCAATTTTTGATGATGAATTATCGCCAGCACAATTAAGAAATATCGAAAAGATTTTAGATTGTAAAATTTTAGACAGAACTAATTTAATACTCGATATTTTTGCACAAAGAGCACAATCAAGTTCAGCAAGAACTCAGGTAGAATTGGCTCAACATCAATATTTATTGCCACGTTTAACACGACTTTGGACGCACCTTGACAAGCAAAAAGGGGGAATTGGAATGCGTGGACCTGGAGAAACTGAAATTGAAACTGATAGACGAATTATCAATGATAGAATTGTTTTGCTGAAAAACAAATTAGCTAAAATTGATAAACAAATGGCTACGCAACGTAAAAACCGTGGGCAAATGGTAAGAGTTGCTTTGGTTGGTTATACTAATGTTGGGAAATCTACCTTAATGAATGTAATTAGTAAAAGTGATGTTTTTGCAGAAGACAAACTTTTTGCAACTTTAGATACTACAGTTCGTAAAGTGGTGATTAAAAACATTCCTTTTTTAATGACAGATACTGTTGGGTTTATTAGAAAATTACCAACACAATTGGTAGAGTCTTTTAAGTCTACCTTAGATGAGGTTCGTGAAGCAGATTTGTTGTTACATGTGGTGGATATTTCTCATCCAAATTTTGAAGATCATATAGCCTCTGTAAATTCGGTTTTAAATGATATTAAGTGTGGAGACAAGCCAACAGTAATGGTTTTTAATAAGATTGATGCTTACGAACATGAAACAATTGATGAAGACGATTTAATTACTGAAAAAGGAAAAGAACACTATACAATTCAAGATTGGAAAAAAACTTGGATGAACGATTATGATGTAGAATCTATCTTTATATCTGCCTTAAACAAAGAAAATTTAGAGGATTTTAAAGAAAAAACGTACGAAGAAGTTAAGAAAATTCACATTCAACGTTTTCCTTATAACGACTTTTTGTATTATGAATACAAAGAGGAAGATGATCAATAA